In Alteromonas macleodii, the sequence TTACTGACATGAAAAAAACGCACGCATTGTGCGTTTTTTTGTTTTCTGCGGTATGATTCATAGCGTTATTTTTCTTACGTTCTTTCGTATGGTTTCACTTTGCAGTTAGCGCAGAGCTTCTATTTGAAAACGTGTATTCTTTATTGAATATATTCAATTTAAGTTTGCCTAAACTTTCTTAATATCAAGTGTTTAAGATAACTGCAATCACAGTATTGGTTTAGTGGTATTTCATGATTTTGCCTATTGTTCGCCGCGAGGTATCCGGCGCCTCGTTAAGCTCCGACTTACACCCTGTTATCGACAGAATTTACCGCGGTCGCAATATTGCGAATATGGATGACTTGGAGAATGGCCTTAAAGGACTTACGCATTTCAATGTATTAAAAGGGATGCCTCAAGCCGCGCAAATCCTTGCCAATGCCGTTGTGCAAAATAAGCGCGTTATCATAGTGGGCGATTTTGATGCCGATGGCGCTACCAGTACATCGGTATGTATACTGGCGCTTCGAGCTATGGGCTATCACAACGTTGATTTCCTTGTACCTAATCGCTTTGATTTTGGTTATGGGCTTAGCGTACCTATTGTCGATGAGGCAGCGAAACTAGGTGCCGAGGTTATTGTAACCGTGGATAACGGCATATCTTGTATTGACGGTGTAACCCATGCTAAATCTTTAGGTATGCAGGTTGTGGTGACCGATCACCACTTGCCAGGTGATACATTACCGCCAGCTGATGCGATAGTGAACCCTAACCAACCTGGCTGTGAATTTCCCTCTAAAAACTTAGCTGGCGTGGGTGTGGCTTTTTATATCATGCTTGCGCTTAAAGCTGAGCTACAGCAGCAAGGGTATTTTGAGAAAGTAGGTATTGCACCACCCAACTTAGCTTCCCTGTTAGATATTGTTGCTGTTGGCACCGTGGCCGATGTGGTGGTTTTAGATAAAAATAACCGAATTTTAGTTCACCAAGGTCTTCAGCGTATCCGTGCTGGTAAGTGTCGACCAGGTATTAAAGCGCTAGTTGAAGTCGCAAACCGCGATTGCGCGCACCTAACCTCCACCGACTTGGGCTTTGTAGTAGGTCCCAGACTTAATGCTGCCGGTCGCTTAGACGATATGTCGCAAGGCATTGCTTGCTTACTAGAAGATGAAACCATTCAAGCGCGAATGATAGCGGCAGAGCTCGATGCGCTTAACAAAGAACGCCGCGAAATTGAAACCGGCATGAAAGCACAAGCCGAAACTGTACTAGAGCAGATGGCACTGGATGAAGGCGATATGCCAAGCGCACTGGTGGTTTATCGCGAAGACTTTCACCAAGGCGTGATTGGTATTGTGGCAGGCCGGCTAAAAGAGAAGTATCTTAAACCTGTTATCGCTTTCGCTCATCAAGACGATATTGTGATTAAAGGCTCGGCGCGCTCCATTCCTGGTGTGCACATTCGCGATGTACTTGATGAAGTAAATACACGCTATCCTGGCGTTATCGAGAAATTTGGTGGACACGCCATGGCCGCTGGTTTGAGTTTGCCTGTCGCCAAGCTTCCTGACTTCGAGCAGGCTTTTGTTGACGTTGCTCGTACCCATATGGAAAAGCTTGATGGCAATCATGCACTGCTCTCTGACGGTGATTTATCTTCAGAAGAATTGTGTTTGCCTTTTGCGCATTTATTGCGCCAGGCAGGTCCGTTTGGTCAGGGTTTTGAATCACCGTTATTTGATGGAGAATTTACGCTTCTCGATCAGCGACTAGTAGGACAAAAGCACCTTAAGATGGTGTTGAAAAGTGATGGCGCCAGTGAAGTAGACGCTATTGCGTTTAACATTGATTTAAAAGCATGGCCTAACGCCATGGTAAAGCGTGTACATATCGCTTACCGCCTTGATATCAATGTTTTCAGAGGGCAAGAAACTGTACAGCTTATTATTGAGCAAATAGAAGCGGTTTAAACGAAGTTGATTCACGTACAGCATTGAGCCTTCTAAAACCTAGCTAGTCAAAAAGCGATACGAGCTAAAGAACTAAAGAGCTAAAAAATAAGAAAAAAGAGGCAAGGGTGAAAAGCGAACGACAGAAACTGGTGGAAAAGCATAGTCAGCTTAATCAAACCGACAATATTAAAGTGATTTCTCACGTTCAGCGTGAAGAAAAAGACAGCGATTGGATACGCCACACCATTATGCTAGAAGGCATTGATGTCCCTTTTATTTACCGGCGAAAACAGCAATATCAAAGTTTAAAAGGGGCTCGAGTAAACGTAACTTATTATCGCCATGTAGAAGATGTGGCTGGCATTGAATTTGAAACCATGAAAGTGGTAAGAATTAAACGCAGCTAATAAGTTATTTGCCTTTGCAGCTAAAATACACCTTTTAACTTGCACCTAAATAGCTACCGATTCGGTGCTAAACAATAGTGAACAACAATGAATAATGATTGGTTAAATGCCTATGTATTGCATAGACGCCCTTACAGGGAGACCAGCTATATTGTTGACTTTTTTACCCTGGAAGAGGGGCGTGTTAGCGCGGTAGCTAAGGGTGTGAAAAACAGTAAATCAGATAAAAAGAGCCTGCTTCAACCTTTTCAACATCTTCGCCTGCAGTTAAGCGGAAAATCAGAGTTAAAAAGCCTACGGCACGTTGAAAGCGTCGCTCCGTCCATCAATTTGGTAGGCACAGCGTTGTTTTGTGCAATGTATGTAAACGAGTTAACCAACCGTGTTATGCCTGCCGGCCTCGCTAGCGACGGCGTGTACGACGCTTATGAAAATACATTACTGTCTCTTCGTGATAATAGCGACATAGAAGTGACCTTGCGACAGTTCGAGTTTGCACTACTCGATGAAATGGGGCTACTGCCCGACTTCACTACTGACGTAGAATACGAAATGCCAATTGAAGAAACAGGCAGCTATAACTTTCAGATAGATGCGGGCTTTGTGCCTATTCCCCAAGATGTGGCTGGTTTAAGGGGCATGCGAGGCTTTCCTGGGCAAGCGTTGCTTAGTTTGTCACAGGGGGAGTTTACCCCGCTTAGCAAGAAGGTTGCTAAAGTGCTTTGTCGCGACTTGCTCAAACCGCTCATTGGAGACAAGCCGCTTAAAAGCCGCGAACTATTTATGCCGAAACCCCGTTAGTGCGTTGGCATGTAAAGTCGCTAATGAGGTGCAACACCTTTTATAATAGTGCTTATCTTCACGCGTCTAGCACTAGACAAGAACTGCTATCAAGGCTAATGGCATTAGATTATTTTCTCTTAACTCAAATGCTTAAACAGCACCTTCTATAAAAAAATTTGCTACAATCTGCACTTTCTAGGGAAGGGTGTTTGCGCCCTTTAAATAATGTATTAAACATGAAGAGCAGGCATCTTCTTTCGCTCTTACAGGTTAGGTGGTGAAATGAGCACGATTCTATTAGGCGTTAACATCGACCATATCGCAACGCTTCGCAATGCGCGCGGTACACATTATCCAGATCCAGTGCACGCTGCTGACATTGCTGAGCGTGCAGGTGCAGACGGCATTACCGTTCACTTACGAGAGGATCGCCGTCATATTAAAGATCGCGACGTGCGTATTTTAGCGCAGACCATTAACACTCGACTTAATCTAGAAATGGCAGTAACCGATGAAATGCTGGCCATTGCAGAAGAAGTAAAACCTGTTTTTTGCTGCCTAGTACCGGAAAAACGTGAAGAGTTAACCACTGAAGGTGGTCTCGATGTAGCGGGCAACTTTGAAAATATTAAAGCAGCGTGCGAGCGTCTTGCGAATGCCAACATCCTAGTGTCTTTGTTTATCGACGCGGATAAAGCGCAGATTGATGCAGCGGCAGCATGTAGCGCGCCTTACATTGAAATTCACACTGGTCAATACGCAGAAGCCACCAGTGAAGATGAGCAGCAAAAAGAGCTAGCTCGCTTAGTTGAAGGTATTGAATATGCTGACAGTTTAGGACTTAAAGTGAATGCGGGTCACGGCTTGCACTATCACAACGTTAAACCTATAGCGGCGATTCCTCAGCTAATCGAACTTAATATTGGTCATGCTATCATCGCTCGCGCCGCGTTCGACGGACTTCACACAGCAGTGGCTGATATGCGTAAGCTGATGCTTGAAGCACGCGCTGGAATTTAATTCAAAAGGGCAAATATAGCGTGGCGATTGCAGGGCTAGGTACTGACATTGTAGAAATTGCTCGCCTTGGTAAAGGCGAGAGCGCTAACGAACGTTTGGCTAAGCGTGTACTTACGCCTGCCGAGTGGCAGGCGTTTAGTGAGCACGCTACACCAGTGCGCTTTTTAGCAAAACGCTTTGCCGCGAAAGAAGCAGCGGTGAAAGCCCTTGGTACGGGTATTGGAAATGGGATTAGTTGGCAACACATAGAGGTGCGTAACAACGACCTAGGGGCGCCAGAACTTCATTTTTCTGGTGAATTTGCTGCTATGTGTGAGGCAAGGGGCATTACCCGAAGCGTGATCAGTATTTCAGACGAGCAGCATTATGCCGTCGCCACCGTTATACTAGAGTCCTAATCATTTTCTAAAACGCGGCCTACTAAAACGCAGATTGAAAGTAGCCCAGGTAGATGAAACCTATCTGGGCTGCGTTTACAAAAAAACGCTACAAATATCAAACCACGCAGAGCAAGTTACCGGAGTCACACTTGGCAAACCTTTTTAAACAATCACGCAGCAAACAAAAAGGCACAGCGTCTTCCCGCCTAAGTGGCAATGGAAAAAAAGGTAATGCCAGTGCCAACGCACAGGTCGCAGGACTTCGGTTTGGAAAAACTAAAAATGCCTCACAAGCCAGTAAGAAGGCAAATTCCAGTACGGTGACCATTGAAGATGTCGACTGGATGGGTCATGGGGTAGTACGCGGCAACCCCATAATGTTTGTTGAAGGTGCCCTTGTTGGAGAAACCTGCGACATTGAGGTGCTATCAAGCAAAAAGAAAGTCATCAACGCCAAAGCGACAAATATTCAATTACCTAGTGAGGCAAGGCAAGCGCCTTTCTGCCCTGTGTTTGATTCGTGTGGTGGATGTCAGCTACAGCACATAAAGCCGGATACTGCCCTTGAGCAAAGAGACAACGCTCTTAAGGTGATGATGGAACGTCAATTGGCAATGAAAGCAGGCGTTTGGCAATCTCCTTTGGTGGGTCCTCGACCTCAATATCGCAGAAAAGCAAGACTGGCTATCGACGCCCGCAACCCGAATCAAATTAAACTAGGCTTTCGCGAAGCCAATAGCAACAAAGTAACCAATGTGGATAGCTGCCCAATTTTGGTTGACCCTTTATCTAATATCATTGGCCCTTTGCAAAACGCGCTCACAGGTTTTGAGTCAGCTCGACACATTGGGCATATAAGCCTAATTGCCGGTGATAACACTTCGCACCTTGTTATTAAACATATTAAAGCGCTTGAGGCAGAGCTTATTGATGCGGTGAATGCACTGGTTAACGAGTACTCTCTCGCCAATACCGATAAAATAGAGTTAAAGCTTGAGAACAAACAAGGGCAAATTCGCAGTGTAGGGCATGGCACTGATTTGGTTATGTCCACGATAAATGACTGTTCTATTTCACCAAGTGCTAACGACTTTATTCAAATAAACAAAGTGGTTAACGAAAAAATGATTGACCAAGCAATGGACTGGCTAAACCCACTGCCCAACGAACGTATAGCCGATTGGTTTAGCGGGCTGGGCAATTTTACCTTACCTATTGCTAAGTCAGGTTCTAGGGTACAAGCGGTCGAGGGTGTTGCAGAGATGGTGCGCCGCGCAAAAGACAATGCACAGCGACAGGGCATTAACAATGTCGAGTGGCTGCATTTAGATTTGGCAGATAAGACCAATGTCGAGGCTTCTTTGCAGCAGGGCTTTGATAAGGTACTGCTTGATCCTTCAAGAGAAGGGGCATTGACCGTTTGTCATGCGCTTGTAAAAGCACTACCAAAAACGATAGTGTATGTTTCTTGCAACCCAAGTACGTTTTCTAGAGACGCAAAAGTGTTGATAGACGGAGGTTATGAAATGGAAAAAGCGGGCGTAGCAGAAATGTTCCCCTTCACCCATCACATGGAAATGATGGCCTTGTTTACGCGAAAGCAGCAGTAACGAGTAAAGGATATGGTATCAACAAGAAAGGTCCACGAAGCAGACCGGCCCCCCTTTGAAGCTTGGCTAGACAGTCTTGAGCTGAGTGCAGAAACAAAAGATAAGCTAAGTGCAGTGTCTTCCATTCCCGAGCGGCTATTGGTTGGCCAGGAAATGGTTGAGATTTTGTGTCAACTTAATATGGATGATGCAACGCTTCAGGCTGCCCTAGTGTTTCCTTATTGCGAACAGCACGCTTTAAGTGAAGAAGATATTGTTGATGAGTTTGGTGGGGAGATTCGAGACCTTATCGTTGGCGTGCGTCGAATGGATGCCATTAAGTCGTTACATGCCCGTAAAGTGAACGGCTCTGGCTTTGCTGAAAGATCAGACGAGCAGCACATAGACAGTATTCGTCGTATGCTCCTTGCGATGGTAGAAGACGTACGCGCCGTTGTTATTAAGATGGCCGAGCGTATTTGTGCACTTCAACAGGTTAAAAAAGCCGACGAAGAAACTCGTGTTATGGTGGCTCGCGAGTGCGCCAGTATTTACGCACCATTGGCAAACCGGTTGGGTATCGGACAGTTAAAGTGGGAACTTGAAGATCTTGCGTTTCGTTACTTACACCCCATCACCTACAAACAAATCGCTAAGCAGTTAGATGGCAAGCGCAGAGAGCGCGCCGAGTACATAGAGACCATAGTAGGCGACTTGCAAGGCTTACTTGATAGCGAACAAATCCGCGCTGACGTATACGGCCGCCCTAAGCATATTTTTAGCATTTGGAAAAAAATGCAGAAAAAGCGCCTTACGTTCGAGCAGCTTTTTGATATTCGTGCAGTGCGTATTATTGCCGAGCGACTACAAGATTGCTACGCAGCGTTAGGTACCGTTCACGCAAGTTATAAACATTTACCTAACGAATTTGACGATTATATCGCAACCCCTAAACCTAACGGTTACCAGTCTATTCACACGGTGATTGTGGGGCCTGAAGGAAAGTCGGTTGAGATTCAAATTCGTACCCAAAAAATGCATCAGGATGCCGAACTTGGTGTGGCTGCTCACTGGAAATATAAAGAGGGCAGTACGGGTAAACAATCCGGCTATGACGAGCGCATAAACTGGCTTCGCCGCATACTTGCATGGCAAGAAGAAGTGGCGGAATCGGGTGACTTGGTTGAAGAGCTTCGCAGCCAGGTGTTTGACGATAGGGTTTACGTGTTTACACCCAAAGGCGACGTTATTGACCTTCCCCAAGGCGCTACGCCGCTTGATTTTGCCTACTACATTCACAGTAACGTAGGCCATCGCTGCATAGGCGCAAAAGTGAATGGGCGTATCGTGCCTTTCACTTATTTACTGCAAAGTGGCGACCAAATCGAAGTATTAACCGGAAAAGAGCCGAACCCAAGTCGCGACTGGATGCACCCAGGCCTTGGCTATGTGCATTCGTCGCGAGCGCGCGCCACTATCCACTCCTTCTTTAAAAAGCAGGACAGAGATAAAAACCTTGCTGCCGGTAAAGAGCTACTAGAGCGGGAGCTTCAGCGTGCCCACTTGCCTGCTAAAGTACCTAATGAAGCGTTTGAGAAGTTTAATTTACAAACCCTTGACGACTTATACACTGCGGTAGGTGCCGGTGATGTGCGCGTTATGCAAGTGATTAACTTTATTCATCACTTGCAAGAGCCACCAGCCCCCGAACCTGAAATTAGCCCTAAGGTAAAAACGCGCAAAACTGCGGCTGGCACGGGTAAAAAAGACGCGGTAGTAGTGCAGGGCGTGGGGCACTTAATGAGTCAGCTCGCTAACTGCTGTAAGCCGGTTCCCGGCGAAGCTATTTTAGGCTATATCACGCAAGGCCGTGGCGTAAGCGTTCATAAAGAAAGCTGCAGTCAGCTGCAGCACTTGTTATCACAGCACCCTGAGCGCCAGATCGAAGTGAATTGGTCACATGAGCTTAAAGTGGGTTTTGAGACAGGCATTGATATATTTTGCCACGATAGAAACGGCCTGTTGCGCGACATTACTACGGTGTTGGCGAATGAAAACGTGCCGCTCTTAGGGGTAAATAGCTTAAGTGATAAAAACAGGCAGACGGCACTTATTACCATATCTATCGAGGTTAATGATCTTGAGAGAGTGTCAAAAGTCTTAACTCAATTACGACAGCTTAAAGGCGTGACAGATGCAAAACGCAAGCAAAGCTAGCCTTGGAGAAATGCAGCGGCTGCTAGACATTATGACGCAACTGCGCGACCCGCAATCTGGCTGTCCATGGGATGTGAAACAAACCATGGGAAGCCTAACTCGCTACACCATAGAAGAAGCCTATGAAGTGGCTGATGCTATTGCCGCTGGTGATATGCACGATATCAAAGATGAGTTGGGTGACTTGCTGTTTCAAGTAGTGTTCTACGCGCAGATCGCCAGTGAATCGAAGGAATTCTCTTTTGACGATGTTGCGCAAAGCATTAGCGATAAGCTGGTGCGCCGGCACCCTCATGTCTTTGGTGCACAGTCAGACGATGAAGTAAAAAGCGATGAGTTAAGCGTTACAAACAAAGAACATACGCCATTGAGCGACAGCGTTTTAAATGCACAGTGGGACAAAATAAAAGCCCAAGAAAAGCAACTTAAAAAGCAGCGTTTAAAGCAAGACGAAGCAACAGAAACCAGTATTCTAGATAGCGTACCCAAAGGTATGCCGGCACTTATGTACGCGCAAAAGCTGCAAAAAGCCTGTGCAAAGGTAGGCTTTGACTGGCCTGACGCCGCGCCTGTTATTGATAAAGTACGCGAAGAAGTAGAAGAGATTCAGCAAGAGCTTGATACGAAGCAACGCCTTCTATGTGAAAACAGTGCTGACCAAAACTCTTTAAGTAATAGTGTACGTGATAACCAGCAGGCTATCGAAGAAGAAATTGGTGATGCACTTTTTGCCATGGTTAATCTGGCAAGACATTGCAAGGTAGATGCTGATACCGCACTTAGAAACGCCAGTAACAAGTTTGCTAACCGTTTTAAAGGCGTAGAGCGCTTAGCGGCTGAACAGGGCGACAAGCTCGACGCATTGACGCTTGATGAATTGGAAGCGCTGTGGCAGCAGGTCAAGCAGTCGTCTAACACTAAGTAATTGTACGTCGCAGCATACTGAAAGTCTGCTTAGACTGATAACGTGAATGCCGCGCTGGTGCAGAGGTATGTGATTTTCAGTTCGAACGAATTACAAATACCGCTGCAGCCAAAAGACAAAATAGACTAGTGCCAGAAGTAAGATGGGCAGCGTTCGCTTTTGTGTTTTGGTTAGAGCAGAGGATTTCGTACGCTTCCATGTCATCATCACCCCCGTTGCAGAAAGCGTTGTTAAACCAACACCAAATACAAACCAAATTAACTTAGACAAAAGCCCACCGAAGTATCCAAAGTGCAGCGGGTCTGCGTATTCATTGAGGTAGTTAGTCCAGGCCATAATTTTGGGCTCTTGTACGCCAACAATACGCTGATTGGTTATATCAATATCTACTTTATGCGCGCGCTCACGCAGCAAAGGGTTATTGCCTATACCTGTGAATCGCAGTGCTGCTGTGTCTGAGGTAGGAAATAGTACACCGGTGATCTGCCAGTCCTCAATGGCTTGCGATGCCTTCTGAAACGCACTGGAAAACTGCGTGGTTGATACAGGGTTAACTTGCTCATAATTTGAAATGACGGTGGCCTTTGGTGGGCGAGGTTCAAATCGATTGCCTGCAACTGCGGCACCGAATTCAAATAAATACCACCAACTGGTTATGACAATGACAATGAAAAACCAGAGGCTCCACAGCCCAAGCAGTTTATGAAGGTCGCTCAGTAGTATTCTTGGGCCTTGGTTTAGGCGGAGACGGGTAATGGCGGTTTTCCAGTTTCGGGTTGTTTTTAGGCCCGTATACAGCGAGATAGCAAGAATGAATGCGAAAAAGGTAACCGTTGGTAAGCCAAGATAATTAGGCATAAACAGATAGCGGTGAAAGTCTCGGAAGAACCGCTGAATCGTTAAAATAGGAATATCGCCTGTCACTTCATAGGTGTACTGATCCACGTGGATAAAGCGGTCATGACCATCGGGGAATTCTGCTCTGACACGGTAGGTGAAATTATCATGTCCCATGGTCGAGATGGATTTTATCTTTGCTTGTTCTGCATAGTTAAGCGTAGCCTCATAGATACTGTTCCACTTAACAATTTCATCATCGGCGCTGTCTAGGCTGCTAGGAGGCGTATTAAACGTGCGCATTTCCTCAAACACAAGCCAATCAATTTCATTGGAGACCGTAGCGATAGTACCCGTTGATAAAATGATAAAAAGGACGATAGAAAGCTGAAAGCCTACCCACGCATGGAGGTTGTATAGCTTCTTTCTGTATTTTCTTTGCGCGGTTCTATCGTAGGTCATGAAATTTTAATGTAAGGAAAGTCAAGGAAAGTAAAGATAAGCTCTGCATTGGGAGCACTAATCGAAGGATTCAGCTTAGTTTAAATAAACAATGGCTAAACTTAAGCACCTTTTATTTGATTCGTTCAAAAGCTTAGCCAATATTTCTACTTTAAAAAGCGTTGTTGGTTACCACTTGTAAGTGAATTCTACAAAACCGTTCCTCGGGTTTCCAGGGAAGTGACCCGTGCGCTCAATAAAGCCTGATTCTGCATACTCTTTATCAAAGAGGTTATCTACTCTAAACAGTACACTGTAGTTGTCTACTTCCCAAGTTATTGATGCATCGGCAATGAAATAGGACTTCACGTTTTGCCCAGATAGACTCAATTGGTCGTCAACATAGTTTCCACCAAAGGCAAAGGCAAGATCCCATTCGGGAACTTGGTAACGCGTCCAGAAACCAAATTGATTCTGAGGTGCATTAGCAAAGCGATCGCCTACACTGTTACTGATACCGCTACCACCATTGTCTGCTGTGATTCGAGCGTCGTTGTAACCATATGCTAGGCTTAAGATCCAATTTGGTGTTAAGTCAGTGATAACCTCAACTTCAAATCCATCACTGGTGACTTCACCCACCGCCGCAACGTTGTCAATGCCGTCACCTTCAGGATCCTCACCGGTGGATTGAAGGATATTTTCTCGGGTTATTTGATACACGGCTAATCGCAGCAAGGTAGTTTCATCGAACAGTTCTGCATTTATACCGCCCTCGATAATATCTCCTGTGGTTGGCTCAAATGGTCCACCAGCTTCATCCTGCTGACTACTCACCGACTGAGGTTCATAAGAATCTGCCCATTGACCATAAAGTGAAATATTAGTGCTAATTTTATAAATACCACCAACCCTGAAGCTTACGTTTGAATCGTCGAAAATGGCACTAGACGTTTCATCTTCAAACTGGTCGTAGCGCAAACCAGCAACAAAGGTAAACTGCTCCCAAGCGAGTTCATTCAGTACATAGGCACCGTTTCGCGTTTGCTCGGTTGTGCTCAATGGTCTGAATTGTACATTGTAGTTTTCAGACTGCGTTATACCGTAGTTAGGATTAGTAAGCGTTAGTGGAATGATATCTGATTCAAGTGAAGTTCCGCTTAGATAACGAAGAACGAAATCCTGCTGAAAAGCCGCAGCACCTAAAAGCGCGTCCTCTTTTCCTTTATAAAGGTCAACGCCGAACGCCGTTCTATGGTCTGCACCCAACCATTCGCCAGAATACACAAAGTTAACACCAAAGCTAATTTGTTCTTGTTCGCGTAATTGATCTCTGAACTCACGGCCAACAAGGTCTATGTTCCCATCTCCATCACTATCAATAAGCGCTCGTGGTTCGTGGTAGTTCTGCTCCTGTTCATTATCTATGTAGCGCAAACGTGTATCGTAGCTGATCGAATCACTCAACTGTCCCTCTAGAGAAAGTTGAACAGAGTCAGAACGCAAGTTTAGAAAATCACTGGCTTCATTATGGTTCCAATCTATATCTGTGAGAAAGTTACCATTGTCGTCAACAGGCACGCCACGTAGTCGGTTAGCACCTAAATCTTGTGAGTAATGGGTGTATTGAAGCGTTAGCAACTGGCCTTGAAGGTCATATGTATAGCCAGAGTCGAAGATAAATACTTCACTGTCGCTGTTGTCGCGATAGGTATCTTGCTGCTCATAAAAAACACCAGCACGCGCATTTTGATTGTTATCAATCGCTCCATTTATTTCTGCTGAGCCACCAAAGCGAGAGTGTGAACCAGCGATGATCCTAGCATTGGCGTTGAAATCTGAGGTTGGCTTTTTAGTGACGTAGTTAAATAAGCCACCTGGCGCGCCTGGTCCATAAAGCATACCAGCAGGCCCTTTCAAAAAGTCTACGCGTTCAATATTAAATAATTGAGGTACGTTGAAGCCTACATAAGGGTCTCCGCGTAAGCCATCGAAGAAGATTTCCTCTTGTCTGAAACCCCTGGCGGTTACACCGGCATAGCTAAATTGGCTAACACCAGCAATGTTACGATAAATATCTTTTGCATTGCGCGCACCCTGATCGCGTATCAAGCTTTCGTTGATTGTAGTGATTTGTTGGGTCGAGTTAAGTGGGTCAACACTTAACTTACCTGTAGATGAGTTACCATTGCGATATAGATTGATCGCTCTACTAGTCACTACCACACGCTCTACTTGTTCGGATTTCGCGGGTGATATTTCACGTTTATCCGAAGAGGTTTCAATGTCTTGTGATAAAGCAGGGGAGGTCAACGAAGCAGCTATTAACGCGGCTAAATATTTCATTGCAAAAAAATCCAAGTGTTGTGTGATAAAAGGAGCGTGATGAAAAGCCAATACTTTAGTATAAATGATAACAGTTTTTATTATCGTTTATCTATAGTTGTATGCCATTTGTCGTGTTGTAATCAATATCAGTAAGCGAGAGTTATGGTGTGCAGAAACGTATATGGATAGGTGTCAATTCGCATCAAAGTAAATTAGACCAATGTAGATGGAAACTTCATTATTTTGGCGTATGGTTATAGAGTAGGTTTGATTTACGACAAAGCAATGTAGATCCACTTTATCTAATATCTGAGTATAAATTTGGCATATTGGAAGGGTGTGTCGCTGGTGTTAAGTCATGACACTTACAAAGGAGTTGGACTGAATTGGGCGTAACCGTTTTATGAAGAAAGTACTGTATTCAACACTAGGGCTGTTTTTAACGCTTCTTGGTATCATAGGCGCGTTTTTACCTGTAATGCCAACTACGGTATTTTTGATAGGCGCGCTTTTTTGTTTCACTAAATCTTCACCACGCCTTGAGAGTTGGCTTATTCAACACCCCAAATATGGGCCTAGTCTGGTTGCGTGGCGTAAACACGGTGCAATATCTAAAAAGGTAAAATGCATAGCGTGTTGCAGTATGCTGATAAGTTTTATTCTTATTTGTCTATTTGCATCCATGCCGATCCCCGCTTACATAGGCATTGCAGTGTTTATGGGAATAGGCGCATATTTCGTAGTTACGCGCCCCAATATCCCTGCTGTATAGCATCCCTGCTGTTGAGCGCCTTTATCGGTTTCTACCTAGTCGCTCGTGACTGTTCACCCATTCATCCGCAACTACAGCAGAACCAAGAGATAGATCCCCACATAGCACTGTCGCTGCAACTATCTCGGCAAACTTGTTAACGCTACCTCTTTCTGTACAGCCAAGTACGCTTAAGCATTCGTTTTGTGTAGCCAAGCCGGTTCCGCCACCGTACGTAGCAACAATTAACGATGGAATCGTAA encodes:
- a CDS encoding PepSY-associated TM helix domain-containing protein, producing the protein MTYDRTAQRKYRKKLYNLHAWVGFQLSIVLFIILSTGTIATVSNEIDWLVFEEMRTFNTPPSSLDSADDEIVKWNSIYEATLNYAEQAKIKSISTMGHDNFTYRVRAEFPDGHDRFIHVDQYTYEVTGDIPILTIQRFFRDFHRYLFMPNYLGLPTVTFFAFILAISLYTGLKTTRNWKTAITRLRLNQGPRILLSDLHKLLGLWSLWFFIVIVITSWWYLFEFGAAVAGNRFEPRPPKATVISNYEQVNPVSTTQFSSAFQKASQAIEDWQITGVLFPTSDTAALRFTGIGNNPLLRERAHKVDIDITNQRIVGVQEPKIMAWTNYLNEYADPLHFGYFGGLLSKLIWFVFGVGLTTLSATGVMMTWKRTKSSALTKTQKRTLPILLLALVYFVFWLQRYL
- the mazG gene encoding nucleoside triphosphate pyrophosphohydrolase, which codes for MQNASKASLGEMQRLLDIMTQLRDPQSGCPWDVKQTMGSLTRYTIEEAYEVADAIAAGDMHDIKDELGDLLFQVVFYAQIASESKEFSFDDVAQSISDKLVRRHPHVFGAQSDDEVKSDELSVTNKEHTPLSDSVLNAQWDKIKAQEKQLKKQRLKQDEATETSILDSVPKGMPALMYAQKLQKACAKVGFDWPDAAPVIDKVREEVEEIQQELDTKQRLLCENSADQNSLSNSVRDNQQAIEEEIGDALFAMVNLARHCKVDADTALRNASNKFANRFKGVERLAAEQGDKLDALTLDELEALWQQVKQSSNTK
- the relA gene encoding GTP diphosphokinase, which codes for MVSTRKVHEADRPPFEAWLDSLELSAETKDKLSAVSSIPERLLVGQEMVEILCQLNMDDATLQAALVFPYCEQHALSEEDIVDEFGGEIRDLIVGVRRMDAIKSLHARKVNGSGFAERSDEQHIDSIRRMLLAMVEDVRAVVIKMAERICALQQVKKADEETRVMVARECASIYAPLANRLGIGQLKWELEDLAFRYLHPITYKQIAKQLDGKRRERAEYIETIVGDLQGLLDSEQIRADVYGRPKHIFSIWKKMQKKRLTFEQLFDIRAVRIIAERLQDCYAALGTVHASYKHLPNEFDDYIATPKPNGYQSIHTVIVGPEGKSVEIQIRTQKMHQDAELGVAAHWKYKEGSTGKQSGYDERINWLRRILAWQEEVAESGDLVEELRSQVFDDRVYVFTPKGDVIDLPQGATPLDFAYYIHSNVGHRCIGAKVNGRIVPFTYLLQSGDQIEVLTGKEPNPSRDWMHPGLGYVHSSRARATIHSFFKKQDRDKNLAAGKELLERELQRAHLPAKVPNEAFEKFNLQTLDDLYTAVGAGDVRVMQVINFIHHLQEPPAPEPEISPKVKTRKTAAGTGKKDAVVVQGVGHLMSQLANCCKPVPGEAILGYITQGRGVSVHKESCSQLQHLLSQHPERQIEVNWSHELKVGFETGIDIFCHDRNGLLRDITTVLANENVPLLGVNSLSDKNRQTALITISIEVNDLERVSKVLTQLRQLKGVTDAKRKQS